In Paramormyrops kingsleyae isolate MSU_618 chromosome 13, PKINGS_0.4, whole genome shotgun sequence, a single window of DNA contains:
- the ptpmt1 gene encoding phosphatidylglycerophosphatase and protein-tyrosine phosphatase 1 — translation MSGVLARLLFYPTLGYNVVMEKVSSRRWFDRVDNTVILGALPFKSMTTELVQTENVRGVITMNEEYETKYFCNSAEEWRSVGVEQLRLSTVDLTGVPSLPNLQKGVDFVFQHREEGTSVYVHCKAGRSRSATLVAAYLIRLHKWNPEEACGMLRSIRPHVLIRRTQMEVLWQYHRQVCAG, via the exons ATGTCGGGGGTTTTGGCCAGATTGCTATTTTATCCTACTCTTGGCTACAATGTCGTTATGGAGAAAGTATCATCCAGAAGGTGGTTTGACCGTGTGGATAATACTGTCATTCTCGGAGCGCTTCCCTTTAAATCAATGACAACTGAG TTGGTACAGACAGAAAATGTCCGTGGGGTGATCACTATGAATGAAGaatatgaaacaaaatatttctgCAACTCAGCTGAG GAGTGGCGATCAGTTGGTGTTGAACAGCTTCGCCTCAGTACAGTGGATCTGACTGGGGTGCCCAGTCTGCCGAACTTGCAGAAGGGGGTGGATTTTGTGTTTCAGCACAGGGAGGAAGGAACCAGTGTGTACGTCCACTGCAAAGCTGGCCGTTCTCGAAGCGCAACGTTAGTTGCAGCTTACCTCATCCGG CTACACAAGTGGAATCCTGAGGAGGCTTGTGGGATGCTGCGATCTATCCGTCCACACGTGCTGATCCGCAGGACTCAGATGGAGGTCCTGTGGCAGTACCACAGGCAGGTCTGTGCAGGCTGA